Proteins from a genomic interval of Desulfofustis limnaeus:
- the resB gene encoding cytochrome c biogenesis protein ResB produces MSTDNSIWHFFASVRLALVTISLLAVTSIIGTIIPQNKPIEFYVDSYGPQAAQLFQVLDIVDMYGSWWFVGLILLLCVNLIVCSIDRFPAAWKQINTDGLRWTEDRLRSTPHHTSWQIDGPRDAVVRGLQEALQQKGWRPTSKVTNTHTLLFGQKGRWSRTGAYLVHVSILIICFGGFIGGIGGFKGSMVIPESMERDRIALFGKQEFKDLGFTVRCNTFDVDFYETGAPKDYVSNLTIIENGQEILTTDIRVNQPLTYRGITFYQSSYQGFQEFLVTIEDKAAERRKSFIVPFQQQEQWPDVGLNFGIINARTVGQSIVGAKLWISDGQGEPISEWLEKSDTLPLNLGGRDYLVQAKQLYATGLQVAKDPGVWWVYGGCALMLAGLYIAFFLSHRRVWLLVSDAGPGCSVLLAGSANKNRPGFARTMSELEQHLRTATVG; encoded by the coding sequence ATGAGCACTGACAACTCAATCTGGCATTTCTTCGCCTCCGTCCGGCTGGCCTTGGTCACCATTTCTCTTTTGGCCGTTACTTCGATCATCGGCACCATCATCCCCCAGAACAAGCCGATCGAGTTCTACGTGGACTCCTACGGTCCGCAGGCCGCCCAACTATTTCAGGTGCTCGATATCGTCGATATGTACGGCTCCTGGTGGTTCGTCGGCTTGATCCTGTTGCTCTGTGTCAATCTCATCGTCTGCAGCATCGACCGCTTTCCCGCCGCCTGGAAACAGATCAACACCGATGGGCTGCGGTGGACGGAAGATCGACTACGAAGCACCCCACACCACACCAGTTGGCAGATTGATGGTCCGCGCGACGCGGTAGTTCGCGGGCTCCAGGAGGCCCTGCAGCAGAAGGGATGGCGACCGACCAGTAAAGTCACCAACACCCACACCCTGCTGTTTGGCCAGAAAGGCCGATGGAGCAGGACCGGCGCCTACCTGGTCCATGTCTCCATCCTGATCATCTGCTTTGGCGGCTTCATCGGTGGTATCGGCGGTTTCAAAGGCAGCATGGTCATCCCCGAATCCATGGAACGGGATCGCATCGCCCTCTTCGGCAAACAAGAGTTCAAGGATCTGGGTTTCACCGTCCGCTGCAACACCTTCGACGTGGACTTCTATGAAACCGGCGCTCCCAAAGATTACGTCTCCAACCTGACGATCATCGAAAACGGACAGGAAATCCTCACCACCGACATCCGCGTCAACCAACCGCTCACCTATCGCGGCATCACTTTCTACCAATCAAGCTACCAGGGGTTCCAGGAGTTCCTGGTCACCATCGAGGACAAAGCAGCCGAACGGCGCAAAAGCTTTATCGTCCCCTTTCAGCAGCAGGAACAGTGGCCCGACGTTGGGCTCAACTTCGGCATCATCAACGCCCGGACGGTCGGCCAGTCGATCGTCGGCGCCAAGCTCTGGATCAGTGACGGCCAGGGGGAACCGATCAGCGAATGGCTGGAAAAAAGTGACACGCTCCCACTCAACCTGGGCGGTCGCGACTACCTGGTTCAGGCCAAACAACTCTACGCCACCGGCCTGCAGGTGGCCAAGGACCCCGGCGTCTGGTGGGTATATGGCGGCTGCGCCTTGATGCTGGCCGGCCTTTATATCGCGTTTTTCCTTTCCCACCGGCGGGTGTGGCTGCTGGTCAGCGATGCCGGGCCGGGCTGCAGCGTCCTGCTGGCCGGATCGGCCAACAAGAATCGTCCCGGGTTCGCCCGCACCATGAGCGAACTGGAGCAGCACCTACGGACCGCAACCGTCGGATAG
- a CDS encoding radical SAM protein gives MKRHSDSVPEQPTIRPPSEWRSTLIRVTRGCNWNQCRFCGIYSHLGEPHYSPRTYDDIARDIQLLKERRPQSEELFLGDADPIHAGVDLICRVLDLLYQSFPAKKVTSYARVSTLKKIGEAGIDRLAKHGLTRIHLGLESGDAEVLRFQRKGQSPQMVTDVSTWLRAAAIEQSFYVLLGLGGVERWRQHMTGTAALINQLTPEFVRIRRLWLYEPDPVSGAPGCPLLTQVQDGSFTPQNAEGTVLELALLLDLLQPSPTFLTCDHSNNVVQVHGRLDTDLEEMRREVRAFLNLPETQRRLLYEEHRSRI, from the coding sequence ATGAAGAGACATTCAGACAGCGTCCCGGAACAGCCGACCATCCGTCCCCCCAGCGAATGGCGCAGCACCTTGATCCGGGTGACCCGGGGATGCAACTGGAACCAGTGCCGATTCTGCGGCATCTATTCCCATCTTGGCGAACCCCACTACTCGCCCCGGACCTACGACGACATCGCCCGCGACATCCAGCTGCTCAAAGAGCGGCGACCGCAATCGGAAGAATTGTTTCTCGGCGACGCCGACCCGATTCATGCCGGGGTAGATCTGATCTGCCGGGTTCTCGATCTGCTCTACCAATCATTTCCAGCCAAAAAGGTGACCAGCTACGCCCGGGTATCAACGCTGAAGAAAATCGGCGAAGCAGGCATTGACCGCCTTGCCAAACACGGTCTGACCCGCATCCATCTCGGCCTCGAGTCGGGTGATGCAGAGGTGCTGCGTTTCCAGCGCAAGGGACAATCGCCGCAGATGGTGACCGACGTGTCCACCTGGTTGCGGGCCGCCGCCATCGAGCAGTCGTTCTACGTCCTGCTCGGGCTGGGTGGCGTCGAGCGATGGCGCCAGCACATGACCGGCACCGCCGCCCTGATCAATCAACTGACGCCTGAGTTTGTCCGTATCCGGCGCCTCTGGCTCTATGAGCCCGATCCCGTCTCCGGCGCTCCCGGCTGCCCCCTGCTGACCCAGGTGCAGGATGGCTCCTTTACGCCGCAGAACGCCGAAGGCACCGTTCTCGAATTGGCGCTTCTGCTGGATCTGCTGCAGCCGTCACCGACTTTTTTGACCTGCGATCACAGCAACAACGTGGTGCAGGTGCACGGCCGTCTGGATACGGATTTGGAGGAGATGCGACGGGAAGTCCGCGCGTTTCTCAACCTTCCCGAAACACAACGCCGCTTGCTGTATGAAGAACACCGTTCACGGATATGA
- the rpmB gene encoding 50S ribosomal protein L28: MAKVCEICGKGPVTGNNVSHANNKTRRRWLPNLKRVRMVTANGGVRRSRVCTRCIRSGAVVKPA; this comes from the coding sequence ATGGCTAAAGTATGTGAGATCTGCGGCAAAGGCCCGGTGACCGGGAACAATGTTTCCCACGCCAACAACAAGACCCGGCGCCGCTGGTTGCCGAACCTCAAGCGGGTACGCATGGTGACCGCCAACGGCGGGGTGCGGCGCTCCCGCGTCTGCACCAGATGCATTCGTTCCGGAGCGGTGGTCAAACCCGCCTGA
- a CDS encoding glycine zipper 2TM domain-containing protein, whose protein sequence is MKRLILSATIALASLIGTVPAHADHSRGLNGLIIGAGGGAIAGQAIGRDTEATLIGTAVGGLLGYVIGSEIDRGYRAPHQVVYHQPQVIHRHQTIVKHYPPPRQVVKHKRVIHDYRHYRPVEERYQAGPPCREAEILGTVNGRAKKLHGTVCRTENGWELVSEPGRKAGRGSNRQDVRYQHWVDRRF, encoded by the coding sequence ATGAAAAGACTGATTCTCTCGGCAACTATCGCCCTGGCATCACTGATCGGAACCGTACCGGCACACGCCGACCACAGCCGTGGCCTCAACGGCCTGATCATCGGCGCCGGCGGCGGCGCCATTGCCGGCCAGGCCATCGGCCGGGACACCGAAGCAACCCTGATCGGAACCGCCGTGGGCGGCCTGCTGGGTTACGTCATCGGCAGCGAGATCGATCGCGGCTATCGGGCCCCGCACCAGGTCGTCTATCACCAGCCGCAGGTCATTCACCGGCACCAAACCATCGTCAAGCATTACCCGCCGCCGCGGCAGGTGGTTAAGCACAAGCGGGTCATCCATGACTACCGCCACTACCGTCCGGTGGAGGAGCGATACCAGGCAGGCCCGCCCTGTCGTGAGGCGGAAATCCTCGGCACCGTAAACGGCAGGGCCAAGAAGCTGCACGGGACCGTCTGCCGTACCGAAAACGGGTGGGAGCTGGTGTCTGAACCGGGCCGGAAGGCGGGCCGGGGCAGCAACCGTCAGGACGTCCGCTACCAACACTGGGTGGATCGACGCTTCTAA
- a CDS encoding helix-turn-helix transcriptional regulator, which yields MVKIDGARIRAIRELKGLTQLYVATAVEVTTDTVSRWENKRYPTIKKDNALRLAAALEVDLQEILEREEDLPPPEQPVPATATDVAEAPIPTESRESQTVVQGAAKRHFTFRLWILTTGALLVLATAAALVLVLTRDREQKSDPTITIRRTAPPHFIAGQPFPVFLSIDAPGDRAVSVILRESIPPGMQLGTTLPPISGHDKKDNSIKWLKKVTGATTFAYTLHSDSAYQGEVRLDGTLKVTGSSGSDLTIVGDSRLTAGVFHWADANRDNRISDEEILAVYDLIGTDHTIDVDMGLIEDIWLGDGYVWQQAEQRLTVVE from the coding sequence ATGGTCAAAATCGACGGGGCCAGGATTCGAGCCATCCGGGAACTCAAAGGGCTCACCCAACTCTATGTGGCCACCGCGGTCGAGGTCACCACCGACACCGTGTCCCGCTGGGAAAACAAGCGGTACCCGACCATCAAGAAAGACAACGCCCTGCGGCTGGCCGCCGCCCTGGAAGTCGATCTGCAGGAGATTCTCGAACGGGAAGAAGACCTTCCACCACCTGAACAACCGGTCCCTGCGACAGCGACAGACGTAGCCGAGGCGCCCATCCCCACAGAAAGCAGAGAGTCTCAAACGGTGGTGCAGGGGGCGGCAAAAAGGCATTTCACCTTCCGGCTGTGGATCTTGACCACCGGTGCCCTGCTGGTGCTGGCAACAGCTGCGGCGCTTGTCTTGGTGCTCACCCGGGACCGGGAACAGAAATCGGATCCAACCATCACCATCCGGCGCACGGCCCCGCCCCATTTCATCGCCGGCCAGCCCTTCCCGGTATTTCTCAGTATCGATGCACCTGGCGATCGAGCCGTTTCGGTAATCCTGCGCGAGTCGATCCCGCCGGGAATGCAGTTGGGCACCACGCTGCCGCCGATCTCCGGACACGACAAAAAGGACAACTCGATCAAGTGGCTGAAGAAAGTAACGGGCGCCACCACCTTTGCCTATACCCTGCACAGCGATTCAGCCTATCAGGGCGAGGTGCGGTTGGACGGGACCCTCAAGGTTACCGGGAGCAGCGGCTCGGACCTGACGATAGTCGGCGATTCCCGGCTGACGGCGGGAGTCTTTCACTGGGCCGACGCCAATCGGGACAACCGGATCAGCGACGAGGAGATTTTAGCGGTCTACGATCTGATCGGCACCGACCACACCATCGATGTCGATATGGGCCTGATCGAGGATATCTGGCTCGGCGACGGCTATGTCTGGCAGCAAGCAGAACAACGTCTGACCGTAGTGGAATGA
- a CDS encoding ribonuclease catalytic domain-containing protein — MSFSFISSGKLIEYLDNGRFICGYVTDSQPKRVRLLNQNGREVNLPVSRIVHCSQASAPGAADRESLIRLLQDTTEKRHTLMQNIDLQMLWELACEESTDTFDPHFLTELMFGQVADDDRVSAFLRSVFKDKLFFKYREGKIQVHSPEKVEQLRLQQEREARKQEVVAQGSRLLKRIDQQESGAEPFSETEDEVLTILQEYYLHGSEADRAEMAREILKEAGFTKPHDPYHLLIKAGVWPRNVNLPLLKHNLPISFSTEARQQAEAILQYGSDSLFNDPARVDLTRLNTMTIDGATTLDFDDALSIEEQKGNYLVGVHISDVAHYVRPGDPLFQEALQRGTSLYFPEGQIPMLPRHLSQGVCSLIQGETRATLSHLILLSPEAEVLKTQIVPSIIRVARRLTYEDADTMIDSDPDLRLFNMLRKKLQQRRIEAGALLLPFPDVNIYVDPQGKAHVSLGKTDTPARTIISEMMILANTEAARFVSDRMAPGLFRSQGRITKRFVQGDDDDLFLNTMQRKHLPRSELTTEARPHSGLGVGFYTTVTSPIRRLLDLVMQHQINHLVRRRSTCFTEDMCKDFTSIISRTVATANNVKQQRHRYWLLKYLEERKDSYMDALVIETGPKRVNLLLTDIIMDIDLPATRMPLPEPGNHVKVRPVKVDPLDNSVRFDW, encoded by the coding sequence ATGTCTTTTTCATTTATTAGTTCCGGCAAACTCATCGAATACCTGGACAACGGCAGGTTCATCTGCGGCTATGTGACGGACAGCCAACCGAAACGGGTTCGCCTCCTCAATCAAAACGGCCGCGAGGTAAACCTGCCGGTATCCCGCATCGTCCACTGTTCGCAGGCCTCGGCGCCCGGCGCTGCCGATCGCGAATCGTTGATCAGACTGCTGCAGGACACCACCGAAAAACGACATACGTTGATGCAGAATATCGATCTGCAGATGCTCTGGGAGTTGGCCTGCGAGGAATCGACCGACACCTTCGACCCGCACTTCCTGACGGAACTGATGTTCGGCCAGGTGGCCGACGACGACCGGGTATCGGCCTTCCTGCGCTCGGTATTCAAGGATAAGCTCTTCTTCAAATATCGTGAGGGCAAGATCCAGGTACACAGCCCGGAAAAAGTGGAGCAGCTGCGGTTGCAGCAGGAACGGGAAGCGAGAAAACAAGAGGTTGTCGCCCAGGGCAGCCGGCTGCTCAAGCGTATCGATCAGCAAGAAAGCGGCGCGGAACCGTTTTCCGAGACCGAAGACGAAGTCCTGACGATACTGCAGGAATACTATCTGCACGGGTCCGAGGCGGATCGGGCGGAGATGGCCCGCGAAATCCTCAAGGAAGCGGGCTTCACCAAACCGCACGATCCCTACCATCTGCTGATCAAGGCGGGCGTCTGGCCCCGTAACGTCAACCTGCCGTTGCTGAAACATAATCTGCCCATCTCCTTCTCCACCGAAGCCAGGCAACAGGCCGAGGCAATTCTGCAGTACGGCAGCGATTCGCTGTTCAACGACCCGGCCCGCGTCGATCTGACCCGGCTCAACACCATGACCATCGACGGGGCCACCACTCTCGATTTCGACGATGCCTTGAGCATCGAAGAACAAAAAGGCAACTACCTGGTCGGTGTCCATATCTCGGATGTGGCCCATTACGTGCGCCCCGGCGATCCGCTCTTTCAGGAGGCGCTGCAGCGCGGGACCTCACTCTATTTTCCGGAAGGTCAGATCCCGATGCTGCCGCGCCACCTGTCGCAGGGTGTCTGCAGTCTGATTCAGGGGGAAACGCGCGCCACCCTGTCGCATCTGATCCTGCTCTCACCGGAGGCGGAAGTTCTCAAGACCCAGATCGTCCCCTCCATCATCCGGGTGGCCCGGCGTCTCACGTATGAGGACGCCGATACGATGATCGACAGCGATCCGGATCTACGGCTGTTCAATATGCTGCGCAAGAAATTGCAGCAACGACGGATCGAAGCCGGCGCCCTGCTGCTACCCTTCCCCGACGTCAACATCTACGTGGATCCGCAGGGCAAGGCACACGTATCCCTGGGCAAGACCGACACCCCGGCACGCACCATCATCTCGGAAATGATGATCCTGGCCAATACCGAGGCCGCCCGCTTCGTCTCCGACCGGATGGCCCCCGGCCTGTTCCGCTCCCAGGGACGCATCACCAAACGCTTTGTCCAGGGGGACGACGACGACCTGTTTCTCAACACCATGCAGCGCAAGCATCTGCCCCGCAGCGAACTGACCACCGAGGCGAGGCCGCACAGCGGACTCGGCGTCGGCTTCTACACCACGGTCACCTCACCGATCAGGCGGCTGCTCGATCTGGTCATGCAGCACCAGATCAACCACCTGGTACGCCGCCGCAGCACTTGTTTTACCGAGGACATGTGCAAGGATTTCACCTCGATCATCTCCCGCACGGTGGCCACCGCCAACAACGTCAAACAGCAGCGGCATCGCTATTGGCTGCTGAAATACCTGGAAGAGCGCAAGGACAGCTACATGGACGCCCTGGTCATCGAAACCGGGCCGAAACGGGTCAACCTGCTGCTCACCGATATCATCATGGACATCGACCTGCCGGCCACCCGGATGCCGCTGCCGGAACCGGGCAACCATGTCAAGGTCAGACCGGTGAAGGTCGACCCGCTCGACAACAGCGTCCGCTTCGACTGGTGA
- the era gene encoding GTPase Era: MDSFSTDTVRSGMVALVGPPNAGKSTLLNTLLGQKISIVTPKPQTTRNRILGVVNGADYQIVLVDTPGLHASTGLLNREMDRVARESLKGMDAVLFMVDAAALPTAATTERLSREYGGYFAEIDGPTIVLLNKIDLLDHRRVLPIIEVFSHIHPFQAIIPVSARTGDGTQRLIDELLTVLPIGYRYFPEDSLTDASERFLAAEIIREKVFLLTGQEIPYSSAVLIDSFEEDDVRGRVTIHATIFLERASQKPIVIGKGGAKLKQIGMAARKDIEELLASRVSLHLWVKIRKHWTRDGQFLKQLGF; encoded by the coding sequence ATGGATTCTTTCTCCACAGATACGGTACGTTCGGGTATGGTCGCCTTGGTGGGGCCGCCGAACGCCGGGAAATCGACCTTGCTCAATACGCTGCTCGGGCAGAAGATTTCCATTGTTACCCCGAAACCGCAGACCACCAGGAATCGGATTCTTGGCGTAGTCAACGGGGCCGACTACCAAATCGTTCTGGTTGACACCCCGGGTCTCCATGCCAGTACCGGACTGCTGAATCGCGAGATGGACCGGGTTGCCCGGGAGAGCCTCAAAGGCATGGATGCGGTCCTGTTCATGGTCGATGCGGCAGCGCTGCCGACTGCGGCGACCACCGAGCGGCTCAGCCGCGAATACGGCGGCTATTTTGCCGAAATCGACGGACCGACCATAGTGCTGCTCAACAAGATCGATCTGCTCGACCATCGGCGGGTGCTGCCGATCATCGAGGTTTTTTCCCATATCCATCCGTTTCAGGCCATCATCCCCGTGTCGGCACGGACCGGCGATGGCACTCAGCGGTTAATCGATGAACTGCTGACCGTCCTGCCGATCGGGTATCGCTATTTCCCCGAGGACAGCCTGACCGATGCCAGTGAGCGATTCCTGGCCGCGGAAATCATCCGGGAAAAGGTGTTCCTGTTGACCGGTCAGGAGATTCCTTATTCCTCGGCGGTATTGATCGACTCCTTCGAGGAGGATGACGTGCGCGGTCGGGTGACGATTCATGCCACCATCTTTCTGGAGCGCGCATCCCAGAAGCCGATTGTCATCGGCAAGGGCGGGGCGAAATTGAAACAGATCGGCATGGCGGCCCGCAAGGACATCGAAGAGTTGCTCGCCAGTCGGGTATCGCTGCACCTCTGGGTGAAGATCAGAAAACACTGGACCCGGGACGGCCAGTTCCTCAAACAGCTGGGGTTCTGA
- a CDS encoding DUF1992 domain-containing protein → MYSALALIAEQRISQAIEDGTLRTDGWRGRPLPMNTDPFVPEDLKMAYKVLKNSGYLPPEVEMRKEVNRLEDLISKTEDAHQRLKQMKKLNVLLMKIDQCRARPTRLDHHPDYYRKIVERL, encoded by the coding sequence ATGTATAGCGCCCTGGCTCTTATCGCCGAACAACGGATCAGTCAGGCCATCGAAGACGGCACGCTACGAACCGACGGCTGGCGCGGTCGGCCGCTGCCCATGAATACGGACCCGTTCGTTCCCGAGGATCTGAAAATGGCCTACAAGGTCCTGAAAAACAGCGGCTACCTGCCGCCGGAAGTGGAAATGCGCAAGGAGGTCAACCGTCTTGAAGACCTCATCTCGAAGACCGAGGACGCGCACCAACGCCTCAAGCAGATGAAGAAACTCAACGTGCTGCTGATGAAGATCGATCAGTGCCGCGCCCGACCGACCCGCCTCGATCACCACCCCGACTACTACCGAAAGATCGTCGAGCGGTTGTAG
- a CDS encoding S41 family peptidase: protein MPDRLNNMLTSRIDTRCLLSLVLFFILFSTALARAEISEKQQQETYQQLESFAAILSILQEHYVEEIDTKAVIEGAINGLLLSLDPHSSYLKPEHYREFQEETSGAFTGIGIEITLKDGVLTVIAPIEDTPAAKAGIKANDRIIKINDEFTKGKSPFDAVKLLRGPKGSEVTISIFREGWQELKEFTLVRDIIPLQSVRSYVIRPGLGYLRITNFQRNTTKEAREHLARLRQAEPLQGLILDLRNNPGGLLDQAVNVADLFLAEGLIVYTRGRNQDLNLTYEAHRDEKTESFYPLVVLVNEGSASAAEIVAGAVQDHHRGVIVGTKTFGKGSVQTIIPLADGAGLRMTTARYYTPNGRSIQATGIIPDIVVEASNGGNGSTESGSDEVMREENLENHFFNQGEAEATPTPEVAAEIQERLDQDNQLQAAYNILKSLVLFASFEEEPGKPVSR from the coding sequence GTGCCAGACCGACTGAACAACATGCTCACATCCCGGATCGACACCCGCTGCTTGCTTTCTCTCGTCCTCTTTTTCATCCTCTTCAGTACCGCCCTCGCCCGAGCCGAGATCAGTGAAAAGCAGCAGCAGGAGACCTATCAACAGCTGGAGAGCTTCGCCGCCATCCTCAGCATCCTGCAGGAACATTATGTGGAGGAGATCGACACCAAAGCGGTGATCGAGGGGGCGATCAACGGTCTTCTGCTGTCCCTGGATCCGCACTCGTCCTATCTCAAGCCCGAGCACTACCGGGAGTTTCAGGAAGAGACCAGCGGTGCCTTCACCGGCATCGGCATCGAGATTACACTCAAGGACGGGGTTCTCACCGTCATCGCCCCCATCGAGGATACGCCCGCCGCCAAGGCCGGCATCAAGGCCAACGACAGGATCATTAAGATCAACGACGAATTCACCAAGGGCAAGTCGCCTTTCGACGCGGTCAAGCTGCTGCGCGGCCCGAAGGGCAGTGAAGTGACCATCTCCATCTTTCGCGAGGGGTGGCAGGAACTCAAGGAATTCACGCTGGTCCGTGACATCATCCCGCTGCAATCGGTCCGGTCCTACGTCATCAGACCCGGCCTCGGTTACCTGCGGATCACCAATTTCCAGCGCAACACCACTAAGGAAGCCCGCGAACACCTGGCCAGACTACGACAGGCGGAGCCGCTCCAGGGGCTCATTCTCGACCTGCGCAACAATCCCGGCGGGCTGCTCGATCAGGCGGTGAACGTGGCCGATCTCTTCCTCGCGGAAGGGCTGATCGTCTACACCCGGGGCCGGAATCAGGATCTCAACCTGACCTACGAAGCCCACCGCGACGAAAAGACCGAATCGTTTTACCCGCTCGTGGTCCTGGTCAACGAAGGGTCGGCCAGTGCCGCCGAGATCGTGGCCGGGGCCGTGCAGGACCATCATCGCGGCGTCATCGTCGGCACCAAGACCTTCGGCAAAGGCTCGGTGCAGACCATCATCCCGCTGGCCGACGGGGCCGGCCTGCGCATGACCACGGCCCGTTACTACACTCCCAACGGGCGTTCCATCCAGGCCACCGGCATCATCCCCGACATCGTGGTGGAGGCGAGTAACGGCGGGAACGGCAGTACAGAGTCTGGCTCTGACGAAGTGATGCGGGAAGAAAACCTGGAGAATCACTTTTTCAACCAGGGTGAAGCGGAAGCGACACCGACGCCGGAAGTGGCCGCCGAAATCCAGGAGCGGCTGGATCAGGACAATCAGTTGCAAGCCGCCTACAACATTCTCAAAAGCCTGGTCCTTTTTGCTTCGTTCGAGGAGGAACCGGGAAAACCGGTAAGCAGATAG
- a CDS encoding murein hydrolase activator EnvC family protein, producing the protein MGRLFSAQTARATLAAILFCVACPLFTTPGDLAWGETPEERQRQKEEVSQGIKTYRINIRRLQEGIQKQQEQITQTRQQERNLLAELQNIDIRLNEQLQKLDVLEARMQAQQELITVKDRELERARGEKQAVQEHLMKRIQAYYKMGNIGFINVTFSTQTLPELLRFHDSFQTLIRYDRDVIATYRHTIGEMEQAIDTMELEKALLQEFIAQNETERRKLGELRQEKEVLLTRIRTQQKLHQQAIEEMEQARSSLTSSLQVLERKEDLLDQSFARSKGKIPPPVQGGIITRFGEQTTNRLGITSVSNGLAIEAPTGTMVRAVHEGTVEFSGYLRGYGNTVIVNHGQQYYSITSRVDRILVEKGKKVDERTDIAVMGDTATLFNEGLYFEIRHGATLLDPLDWLDAGQLTAIQ; encoded by the coding sequence ATGGGACGCCTTTTTTCAGCACAGACAGCTCGCGCGACCCTTGCCGCCATCCTGTTCTGCGTCGCCTGCCCCCTGTTCACCACCCCAGGGGACCTGGCCTGGGGGGAAACGCCGGAGGAGCGGCAACGGCAGAAAGAAGAGGTCTCCCAGGGAATCAAGACCTATCGGATCAACATCCGCCGCCTGCAGGAAGGCATCCAGAAACAGCAGGAGCAGATCACCCAAACCCGCCAACAGGAGCGGAACCTGCTCGCCGAACTGCAAAATATCGATATCCGCCTCAACGAACAGCTGCAAAAACTCGATGTGCTCGAAGCCCGCATGCAGGCCCAACAGGAACTGATCACGGTCAAGGATCGCGAACTGGAGCGCGCCCGCGGAGAAAAGCAGGCGGTGCAGGAACACTTGATGAAGCGCATCCAGGCCTATTACAAGATGGGCAATATCGGCTTCATCAACGTCACCTTCTCCACCCAGACCCTGCCGGAGCTGCTCCGTTTCCACGACTCGTTTCAGACCCTGATCCGCTATGACCGCGACGTCATCGCCACCTACCGCCACACCATCGGTGAAATGGAACAGGCCATCGACACGATGGAGCTGGAAAAAGCGCTGCTGCAGGAATTCATCGCTCAGAACGAGACGGAGCGCCGCAAGCTGGGCGAACTCAGGCAGGAAAAAGAGGTGCTGCTGACCCGGATCCGAACCCAGCAGAAACTGCACCAGCAAGCCATCGAAGAGATGGAGCAGGCCCGCAGCTCACTCACCTCTTCCTTGCAGGTGCTGGAACGCAAGGAGGATCTGCTCGATCAGAGTTTTGCCCGCAGCAAGGGGAAGATACCGCCACCGGTGCAAGGAGGTATCATCACCCGATTCGGCGAGCAGACCACCAATCGGCTCGGTATTACCTCGGTGAGTAACGGGCTTGCCATCGAGGCTCCTACGGGCACCATGGTCCGTGCCGTACATGAAGGTACGGTCGAATTTTCCGGTTATTTGCGCGGCTATGGCAACACGGTCATTGTGAATCACGGGCAACAGTATTATTCTATTACGTCAAGAGTAGACCGGATTCTCGTCGAAAAAGGAAAAAAGGTAGACGAACGAACAGATATCGCCGTCATGGGCGATACCGCAACCCTGTTCAATGAAGGTCTCTATTTCGAAATCAGACACGGAGCCACTCTTCTCGATCCCCTCGATTGGCTGGACGCCGGCCAACTGACGGCAATCCAGTAA